In Microplitis demolitor isolate Queensland-Clemson2020A chromosome 10, iyMicDemo2.1a, whole genome shotgun sequence, the sequence AACATCTATAGACGAAATACCTGAATGGTTAGACCGCGAGAAATTCGCCCGCGGTCAAAAGTTCGCtcaagataatatttttggaatttttttttcaatacttttaacTTTGTTCGGTCTTTATTCGTTTGAAGACGGTCTCAATCCTCTGATTATAACTGGAAAATCATCGGAGCCGTATACAGCATTCAAAAGGTATTCtatttacaacaatttttatgacattaattatttactctgaaAAAATCAGTGTTACGTAATGAAGTGATTATTAAGCTAAGTCTTGATTATAGTTGTTTTTCgacactatttatttttattaacattagtAACATTTTAACTGCTAACACAATCAACATGTTAAATCTGCgatatgaattaattaacaatttttaatataatttattaaacttttttattaagattttttagtACCGACTGTAACAAATTAcacattgagaaaaaaaataggtcCTGCGAATTGGATTTAGTCCTTTCATCAGTCCTCGTTGGTTCAACAGCGCCAAATAATTGAGTGAACGTTTCATTTATGGAGACTACATACGTATATAAACTCCATagactatatatgtatatattctcCATAGTTTCATTTCATTTGTACGAATTGACTGCAGCTCGCAGCACATAGGGTAGAAGTACCAATCGtggccactgctccatttttcGACGTTTAATacttttcttaaattaatgaataaatataaaataaaatttccattttaatagtAGGATAAAAGTACCTTTAAAcacattttcaaaataaattatgtcatTGGGTCTTTTagaaattactttatttaaattattcaagtgTCCAAAACTGGCCCTAAAGAGACTAAAAACGGTACCTCTACCCTAATTGTTTCCAATACTTACTATACTTTTCAGAAGTTCGTAAAGAttctgttaattttttgtttttcattaaaatttaattttaaatatgatttttgaCCAGTTTTTGAcactcgaaaaatttaaatgaaataattcgtAAACGACGCAATGacattgttaatttttcaaatttctccagagatacttttatcacactattatacaataaaaaaaaaatcaagcaGTGGCTACAGATGGAACTTCTAGCCTACTTTGGAATTAACTTTTTTCcctacatttaaaaaaaaagagtgttttgtaacaaaaaatttttggaaggttttatccctgattaaaaactctggTTGAATccgattataaaatttttattcggattcaatcggagtttttagtCAGGGGCTAAGTCATAACTTTGATTATATTAGAAATTGTAAATTGAATCGGAACTTGGCTTAAATTCCtattacaatattaattatgataataagtTTAGTTTGAACGTTAATTTAGATACTTATCAACTGGTGCGCGGTTCAGAAATTGGTTCACCGGTGATCTTTGGACCAAGGGTACACCTGCGTATAATGACATTAAAACCGTCCGGCGAGTTCACGCAATTAtacgtaataaattaaatgaaatgtcAAATGAGGAAATAAATAAGGCCACGACAATTGAGAATCCATGGTCACCGATGAGAAATAGTTTATTGAAAGATTTTCGATCAGCATGCCCTGTAGCTTTACCTGGCCAATGCCCTTTTACAACTAAAACTCAAGGTGCTGTGCAGCCTCAAAAAATGCATCAAGGTGAAATGGCTATGACACAGGGTGGATTTGTTTGTTTAGTTGTTCTTTACCCTCAAGCTTTAGGTATACATGGTGCAACTGATAAAGAGCTTCATGATTTTTGCTATGTTTGGAGATGTATCGGTTATCTTTTAGGAATCGAAGATGAGtaagtcattaaaaaattaattatcctaaaaaaaatatttaaaaaatttttttaaggttcAATTTCTGCCGAGGTACATTAGAAGATATTAAGCAACGTTCCGCAGACTATTTAAATTCGTGGGTGAAACCTAATTTCCGTGATATGACACCAGAATTTGAACACATGATGAGATGTTTAGTCGTTAgttccaattatttttcttctaataCTTCTAATAATTCTTTCGAAATGAGTCTACTGTATTTTACGGAATTGATAGGCCTTGACATGCCGCAATTACGTGCCTCACTTAGTTATTCTTCTTGGATAAAACATCATTTTATGAAGTAAGATAATTAtccataataaatatatataatatattaagatAAGTACGGCTGGGTGGGTTATCCCAATGCCTTATTTAAGAACTAACTATTAAGATAAGTGGTTCAGTTATTGACCTTTTAAAGATTGCGAATACTGGTAATTTATAACAACTGTTACATTgccaattgtaaaaaaaaaaaattgaatgtttATTCTCTATGGATTCAGTTCTCGTCCTTTAAAACTTAACACACTGCAgtttttgatcgaatagaaGATTCAGTTATTGGCCctcaaatgtaaatttttgctGACCAGTATTAtaattcttaattaataattactatccTCTTCTAAAAAGTTGATGACCGGATGTCGTATCGTTTTACGTCACTTCTGtgattattttattcggtTGTCGATTGGTAGACTGAGATAGTGGGGGGATTTTTGAAAGAGTGAAGGCGAGTATGTTATGTCTAGTACAATTAAAGAATAACCGGTTGACTTAATTAGCTCGGCTAATTAGCTGAAGATTTAAACTGTTAACTCAAATTAGCTAAGTGTCAAAATggttacttaaatttttttagatgtaCAGCCCtattaaataaactaacagtaatatactgtaaaaaatttgcagagtgaacgcggattaatctaaaataatctacaccaataaaaataatgatatactTGTGATGTAACCTATGTActatttggtattttttagctaccttttttattgtctattgacattttttaaaattagtgaatagGTCAATAACCGGTCCACGATCAATTACTGGGTTATTTactttatatcaataataattataaaaattatttattatagatttacAATGCACTACGCAATGCAACTAcctcaaataaaaaagtttttaaattttcaagcaAATAAAAGTATGAACGATGCACTGAAATTTACAAATGAAAAGCACGCCGAGTTACAACAAAAATCTTCCAAAATATTGTCATCTGTAACATCTGAAACTAATagcgaaaatatttttactcagtACAAAATCTATgaatctttattaattattgtgttaTGTTTTTTTGGATATATAATCttcttttaaattgaataaaaataaattttgtactaaattatatataattatttttatttgttaattcaCCCATTACTGGATCGTGAATGGCTGCCAATTTTCAAGCACAAGCCTATGATCGGCTAAATGATAACGGTATGGCAAGCATGGCAGTCGCAAGCATTGGCCAATCATAGCAATCAATCATCAGCCAAAGCTTGGTATCAAGAGCACTCGATCAAATCGTTGGCCATCAAACGGCGGTTAATTGTGCGCCgtttttataagcaaaaaGACGTCTACCAATGACTCACCATCCACGGGCTAGTATAGCCATTTATTGGTCAGTCATTAGAAAATCAGACATCGGCCAATTTGCGGGA encodes:
- the LOC103570506 gene encoding uncharacterized protein LOC103570506 — its product is MTLEESNNLSSKETIEYSEEVIQKLFSAKLPLDWNKLKREKKSELVHQWAREAFPNVPASLVTLTVGLTVDGDSGTSIDEIPEWLDREKFARGQKFAQDNIFGIFFSILLTLFGLYSFEDGLNPLIITGKSSEPYTAFKRYLSTGARFRNWFTGDLWTKGTPAYNDIKTVRRVHAIIRNKLNEMSNEEINKATTIENPWSPMRNSLLKDFRSACPVALPGQCPFTTKTQGAVQPQKMHQGEMAMTQGGFVCLVVLYPQALGIHGATDKELHDFCYVWRCIGYLLGIEDEFNFCRGTLEDIKQRSADYLNSWVKPNFRDMTPEFEHMMRCLVVSSNYFSSNTSNNSFEMSLLYFTELIGLDMPQLRASLSYSSWIKHHFMKFTMHYAMQLPQIKKFLNFQANKSMNDALKFTNEKHAELQQKSSKILSSVTSETNSENIFTQYKIYESLLIIVLCFFGYIIFF